The following nucleotide sequence is from bacterium.
CGGTGGAGGGCACCCATCTCCGGCTGGGTGGCCAAGAGCGCGAGGGTTTCTTCGACAGAAGAAAAGAAACGCTCGGCTAGGTCGGCGTCGCGCTCCGCGTAATATGCATAATGGTCGAGAAGGTCTTGGTTCGCGACTCGTGTGCGGTGGATTCGGGCACGGCTCA
It contains:
- a CDS encoding type II toxin-antitoxin system RelE/ParE family toxin; the protein is MSRARIHRTRVANQDLLDHYAYYAERDADLAERFFSSVEETLALLATQPEMGALHRSVESQLAGLRFLLVNDFPRHLIFYSVNADGIRVVRVVHGSRHLPPLLER